GGTCGGTGACGAAGACCGCCACCAGACCGATCAGGCCGATCAGGACGAGGCGGTCGGCCCGACCGAGGAGCCCGCCGTAGACGCGGTCGAGTCCGACGGCCTGGCCCTGCGTCCCGAGGTACGAGGTCATCAGCACGCCCGTGATGGCCGCGAGCCCGAGGGGGTAGCGGTCGACCCCCGCCGCGAGGCCGACGATCATCAGGATGTCGGCGTAGCGATCGAGGACGTGATCCAGCAGGTCGCCGGCCCGGGAGTCCGTCCCGAGTCGCCGCGCGAGCGCGCCGTCGAGGAGGTCCAGCCACCCGTTACAGAACACGAACAGGGCACCGGCCAGGTACCAGAGCGGTTCCGCAGCGCCCGTCCCTCCCCCACCGCCGAGGTAGAAGGCACCACCGGCGGCCCCCGCCAGCAGGAAGGCGAACACGCTCACGGCGTCGGGCGTCACCCCGA
Above is a genomic segment from Halorientalis sp. LT38 containing:
- a CDS encoding CDP-alcohol phosphatidyltransferase family protein; the encoded protein is MTLDRFRPLADRAVTPFVNASARFGVTPDAVSVFAFLLAGAAGGAFYLGGGGGTGAAEPLWYLAGALFVFCNGWLDLLDGALARRLGTDSRAGDLLDHVLDRYADILMIVGLAAGVDRYPLGLAAITGVLMTSYLGTQGQAVGLDRVYGGLLGRADRLVLIGLIGLVAVFVTDPLAGLTPVGWLLVVFAVVGHFTAIQRFVGAYQALS